Proteins co-encoded in one uncultured Draconibacterium sp. genomic window:
- a CDS encoding DUF2892 domain-containing protein: MKERIVRAVAGIFVLTSILLAIFVNIYWLGLAGFVGLNLFQSSITKFCPLEFFLEKAGIE, from the coding sequence ATGAAAGAGAGAATAGTACGCGCAGTTGCAGGAATATTTGTGTTGACAAGCATTCTATTGGCCATATTCGTTAATATTTACTGGCTTGGCCTGGCAGGTTTTGTTGGACTGAATTTGTTTCAATCATCAATTACAAAATTCTGTCCCCTGGAGTTTTTCCTGGAAAAGGCAGGAATAGAATAG
- a CDS encoding DUF5320 domain-containing protein: MPGLNKTGPMGQGAQTGRKQGRCSNALNEEQFTNFGRRGGKGFRFRNQETDESVPTGCGRGKGRGRARGFGRLEN, from the coding sequence ATGCCAGGATTAAACAAAACCGGACCGATGGGACAAGGAGCCCAAACCGGGAGAAAACAAGGAAGATGTAGCAATGCATTAAATGAAGAACAGTTTACCAACTTTGGAAGACGAGGTGGCAAAGGTTTCAGATTTAGAAATCAAGAAACCGACGAAAGCGTACCAACAGGTTGCGGACGCGGAAAAGGAAGAGGTCGTGCCCGGGGATTTGGCCGATTAGAAAATTAA
- a CDS encoding NifB/NifX family molybdenum-iron cluster-binding protein: MKTIITSSGDNVESKFDLRFGRAGWFCVYDKETRTTNFIENSFKNTNGGAGTKSSEMAAELGASQIISGHFGPKAKDMLEKFQIQMIELHEEEMNVKDIISKIENN; this comes from the coding sequence ATGAAAACTATTATTACATCATCAGGAGATAACGTTGAGTCAAAATTTGATTTACGATTTGGTCGTGCAGGCTGGTTTTGTGTTTACGACAAAGAAACCCGTACAACCAATTTTATCGAAAACAGCTTTAAAAACACGAATGGAGGAGCTGGCACAAAATCTTCGGAGATGGCAGCCGAGTTGGGCGCAAGCCAAATCATTTCAGGACACTTCGGACCTAAAGCAAAAGACATGCTCGAAAAGTTTCAGATACAAATGATTGAGTTGCATGAGGAAGAGATGAATGTGAAGGATATTATTTCGAAAATTGAAAACAATTAG
- a CDS encoding DUF308 domain-containing protein, with amino-acid sequence MTNNTNKDMANNVWKLIITRGAVLVIIGLVLLLFPSASLTTLIFILGIYWLIDGVVTLYNTFKQRKIRRNWWWGLVTGSLAVIAGIIVVMKPFSSTVLTTSFLMWFLGIVALINGISNVITAIRIKKHHTGERSMLWSGVFSIILGILLISSPYTSALVVVKVIGALAIFAGSITLFLGNQVRKNT; translated from the coding sequence ATGACAAACAACACAAATAAAGACATGGCCAATAACGTTTGGAAACTCATAATAACCCGTGGTGCAGTTCTTGTAATTATCGGGCTGGTATTACTGCTATTTCCCTCAGCATCATTAACAACCCTTATTTTTATTTTAGGTATTTACTGGTTAATCGATGGCGTAGTCACCCTCTATAACACTTTTAAACAACGAAAAATTCGAAGAAATTGGTGGTGGGGCTTAGTTACCGGAAGTCTTGCAGTTATAGCCGGAATAATTGTAGTAATGAAACCATTTTCAAGTACGGTATTAACAACATCATTTTTAATGTGGTTTTTAGGCATTGTTGCACTCATAAACGGAATTAGTAACGTAATTACGGCTATTCGAATTAAAAAGCACCATACCGGCGAACGCTCCATGCTCTGGAGTGGAGTCTTCTCCATAATTCTGGGTATATTACTCATCTCATCGCCCTACACCTCAGCATTGGTGGTGGTTAAAGTTATTGGCGCACTCGCAATATTTGCAGGTTCAATTACTTTATTTCTGGGCAATCAAGTCAGAAAAAACACCTAA
- a CDS encoding TolC family protein: MSTQKFNYLVLLLLLTPAILKAQPRPLSLSEALTLAEENNLNVKSAEARVEAARARYRMTNSVFLPGLEASHTGMSTNDPLNSFGFKLKQEIVTQQDFNPDLLNDPGSIQNFQTKIELQQPLLNLDGIYARKAAKNQLDAMSFQNNRVKLNIKYEVKKAYYMLELAESSVAVLQKSVAVAEEALRLTKNNAKQGFAKEADVLEASVRVEERKNQLLEAQNQQQTANDFLAYLLGMEFSEVIETTDSLIQPPMQVIIDRNSVNLESRSDMLAYQKQIEAGENMVKSNKMKFVPRLNAFGAMEWNDESLFGTSANNYMVGASLSWSLFSGYKNAGAIQHATAQLDEARINYKDYLSQSQIEINRATRKMELNYKRIQSSKLAKEQAQESLRIRTNRFEQGLEKTADLLMSEALTSQKELEYIQSIYNYKQAIFEMELLIEQDINE, translated from the coding sequence ATGTCAACACAAAAATTCAATTACCTAGTATTATTGCTGTTATTAACGCCGGCAATATTAAAGGCACAACCCAGACCATTAAGTTTGAGTGAGGCACTTACCCTTGCCGAAGAAAACAATCTTAATGTAAAAAGTGCTGAAGCCCGTGTGGAGGCCGCACGCGCCCGCTACCGAATGACAAACTCTGTTTTTTTACCGGGCCTGGAAGCGAGCCACACCGGAATGTCTACCAACGACCCGTTAAATTCCTTCGGGTTTAAATTAAAACAAGAAATTGTTACGCAACAAGATTTTAATCCTGATTTATTGAATGATCCGGGTAGTATTCAGAATTTCCAGACAAAAATCGAATTGCAGCAACCATTGTTGAACCTCGACGGAATCTACGCCCGCAAAGCCGCCAAAAATCAACTGGATGCGATGTCATTTCAGAATAACCGGGTTAAGCTGAATATAAAATACGAAGTAAAAAAAGCTTATTATATGCTTGAGCTGGCTGAATCGTCGGTTGCAGTTTTACAAAAATCGGTAGCTGTTGCAGAAGAAGCTTTACGCCTAACAAAAAACAATGCCAAACAGGGGTTTGCTAAAGAAGCAGATGTGCTTGAAGCCTCTGTTCGTGTTGAAGAACGCAAAAATCAGTTACTTGAAGCGCAAAACCAGCAACAAACAGCCAACGACTTTTTGGCTTATTTGTTAGGCATGGAATTTAGCGAAGTTATTGAGACCACCGATTCTCTTATCCAACCACCAATGCAGGTGATTATCGATCGCAATTCTGTAAACCTAGAAAGCCGTTCTGACATGCTGGCTTACCAAAAACAAATAGAGGCTGGCGAGAATATGGTTAAATCGAACAAAATGAAATTCGTTCCCCGCCTGAATGCTTTTGGAGCAATGGAATGGAATGACGAATCGCTGTTCGGAACTTCAGCAAATAATTACATGGTTGGCGCGTCACTAAGTTGGAGCCTTTTCAGTGGATACAAAAATGCAGGCGCCATCCAACACGCCACTGCACAATTAGATGAAGCACGTATTAACTACAAAGATTATCTGTCTCAAAGCCAAATTGAAATCAATCGTGCTACACGAAAAATGGAACTAAATTATAAGCGAATTCAATCAAGCAAACTGGCAAAAGAACAAGCGCAGGAATCGTTACGAATCAGAACAAACCGTTTCGAACAAGGACTGGAAAAAACTGCTGATCTGTTGATGTCGGAGGCCCTTACCTCACAAAAAGAATTAGAATACATTCAATCAATTTATAATTACAAGCAAGCCATTTTCGAAATGGAATTGCTTATCGAACAAGATATTAACGAATAA
- a CDS encoding tetratricopeptide repeat protein has product MAKKNVKQDDNLQELESALTKTEQFVEDNSKIISYVVGGIIIVVAAYLGFNKFYIQPKEDEAISQMFMAENYFEKDSFNLAINGDGNYLGFLDIIDDYGMTKSANRAKYYTGISYLYLGQYEDALDYLNDFETDDLLLAPVAEGAKGDAYLELGETDSALKQYKKAYAASDNELTAPVYMMKAANLLESMDELEDALALYEGIKAEYPQTTEGTNAERYIARIKTKLN; this is encoded by the coding sequence ATGGCAAAGAAGAATGTAAAGCAAGACGATAATTTACAGGAACTTGAAAGTGCGTTAACAAAAACAGAACAATTTGTTGAAGATAATTCGAAAATCATCAGCTACGTGGTTGGAGGAATTATTATAGTTGTTGCCGCATACCTTGGGTTTAACAAATTTTATATACAACCAAAGGAAGACGAAGCGATATCGCAGATGTTTATGGCCGAGAATTATTTCGAAAAAGATTCGTTTAATCTGGCTATCAACGGCGATGGTAACTACCTGGGTTTCCTTGATATTATTGACGATTACGGAATGACAAAATCGGCTAACCGTGCAAAATACTACACCGGTATTTCGTACCTGTACCTTGGTCAGTACGAAGATGCACTGGATTATTTAAATGATTTTGAAACCGACGATTTATTGCTTGCTCCGGTTGCCGAAGGTGCTAAAGGAGATGCTTACCTTGAATTAGGTGAGACCGACAGCGCATTGAAACAATACAAAAAAGCCTACGCAGCAAGCGATAACGAATTAACGGCTCCGGTATATATGATGAAAGCAGCTAATTTGCTTGAATCGATGGACGAGTTGGAAGATGCATTGGCGTTGTACGAAGGTATTAAAGCAGAATATCCACAGACAACAGAAGGCACAAATGCCGAACGCTACATTGCCCGCATCAAAACAAAATTGAATTAA
- the ribH gene encoding 6,7-dimethyl-8-ribityllumazine synthase: MATKDLSAYDINSVPSAENMCFGVVVAEWNWEITSALANGAVDTLKKHGATEENISVKYVPGTFELPLGGQYFAELDNVDAVILLGCVIQGDTRHFDYICEGVTQGTKDLNLKYNKPFIFGVLTTNNEQQALDRAGGKLGNKGDEAAITAIKMVALQQSFK, translated from the coding sequence ATGGCAACAAAAGATTTATCAGCATACGATATTAATTCGGTACCATCAGCAGAAAACATGTGTTTTGGCGTGGTAGTAGCCGAATGGAACTGGGAAATTACATCGGCACTGGCAAACGGCGCCGTTGACACATTAAAAAAACACGGTGCTACCGAGGAAAACATTTCTGTGAAATATGTTCCCGGAACTTTTGAGCTTCCGCTGGGCGGACAGTATTTTGCGGAATTGGATAATGTAGACGCTGTAATTCTGCTGGGTTGCGTTATTCAGGGCGACACCCGCCACTTCGACTATATTTGCGAAGGCGTAACACAAGGCACAAAAGATTTAAACCTGAAATACAACAAACCGTTTATTTTTGGTGTTCTTACTACCAACAACGAACAACAAGCACTTGACCGTGCCGGAGGCAAATTGGGCAACAAAGGAGACGAAGCTGCCATTACCGCCATTAAGATGGTGGCATTGCAGCAATCGTTTAAATAG
- a CDS encoding helix-turn-helix domain-containing protein → MKQVLHIKNMVCNRCIKVVKEELEKLDIQVETIELGKVGISENLDIDQTEKVRSVLDENGFELMDDKKSQLIDRIKTIIIEKTHYSNNEKEPVNFSEMIVGEVGHDYSYLSKLFSSVEGITIEKYIINQKIEKVKELLVYGELTLNEISYQLGYSSVQHLSNQFKKVTGLTPSHFRSLKENKRKPLDEV, encoded by the coding sequence ATGAAACAGGTTCTGCATATAAAAAATATGGTTTGCAACCGCTGTATAAAAGTGGTGAAAGAAGAACTTGAGAAACTTGATATACAGGTTGAAACAATAGAATTGGGGAAAGTTGGTATTTCAGAAAATCTGGATATAGACCAAACGGAGAAAGTACGCTCAGTACTAGATGAGAATGGTTTTGAGCTGATGGACGATAAAAAAAGTCAGCTGATCGACCGGATTAAAACCATTATCATTGAAAAAACGCATTACTCAAATAACGAAAAAGAACCTGTTAATTTCTCGGAGATGATTGTCGGAGAAGTTGGTCACGATTATTCGTATTTGAGCAAGTTGTTTTCATCGGTTGAAGGAATTACCATCGAGAAATACATCATCAATCAAAAAATCGAAAAAGTTAAAGAGCTCCTGGTTTACGGCGAGCTTACCTTAAACGAAATATCTTATCAACTGGGATACAGCAGTGTTCAACACTTATCAAACCAGTTCAAAAAGGTTACCGGATTAACGCCTTCGCACTTTAGAAGCCTAAAAGAAAACAAGCGCAAACCGCTTGACGAGGTGTAG
- a CDS encoding permease has translation MQVGQYILKFLGDFATILGEMAPYLLLGFFFAGLLYAFIPRKKIDKYFNGSPFRSSIFSSLFGIPLPLCSCGVIPTGAALYKNGASKGGTVSFMISTPQTGVDSILATFSLMGLPFAIIRPISALITGISGGLITSVITKKEPVQAYVEDKTSKPKTVGQKIKAVFRYGFVEFIQDISKWLIIGLVLAAIISALIPNDFFELLNLSPILQMLLILVVSVPLYICATGSIPLAAILILKGVSPGAAFVLLMAGPATNAATITMIGKVLGKKSLFTYLGTIIIGAMGFGLIIDYLLPVQWFTEITQQHLGHDHGAHLNWWQITSGILLLGLIINGYLQRYRTPKGQAETQLKNNTMQLKTIKVEGMTCNHCKANVETNLQKLAFVDSAVVNLAEKTVTLEGDNIDMDKVKETVESIGYKIE, from the coding sequence ATGCAAGTAGGACAATACATATTAAAGTTTTTAGGCGATTTCGCTACTATTCTAGGTGAGATGGCCCCTTATCTTTTATTGGGATTTTTCTTTGCAGGACTATTGTATGCATTTATTCCACGCAAAAAAATAGACAAGTATTTTAATGGATCGCCATTTCGCTCCTCTATTTTTTCATCATTATTCGGAATTCCGCTGCCATTATGTTCTTGCGGAGTAATTCCTACAGGAGCAGCCTTGTATAAAAATGGTGCTTCAAAAGGAGGAACAGTTTCGTTTATGATTTCGACACCGCAAACCGGTGTCGATTCCATATTGGCAACATTTTCGCTCATGGGATTGCCATTTGCCATTATCCGGCCGATTTCCGCTTTAATTACCGGAATTTCAGGAGGTTTAATTACAAGTGTAATTACAAAAAAAGAACCTGTACAAGCGTACGTTGAAGACAAAACTTCAAAACCGAAAACAGTAGGACAGAAAATCAAGGCTGTTTTTCGTTACGGTTTTGTGGAGTTCATCCAGGATATCTCGAAATGGCTGATCATTGGGTTGGTTTTAGCCGCCATTATTTCGGCTCTGATACCCAACGATTTCTTTGAACTTTTAAATCTGTCGCCAATCTTGCAGATGCTGCTAATTTTGGTTGTATCGGTTCCCTTATACATTTGTGCAACCGGTTCTATTCCACTGGCAGCCATACTTATATTAAAAGGAGTAAGCCCCGGAGCGGCTTTTGTATTGCTTATGGCCGGACCGGCAACCAATGCAGCAACAATTACAATGATTGGTAAAGTTTTAGGTAAAAAAAGTCTTTTCACTTATCTAGGAACCATTATTATCGGCGCCATGGGATTTGGCCTGATCATAGATTATCTGTTACCGGTGCAGTGGTTTACAGAAATTACCCAACAACATTTGGGACACGATCACGGAGCTCACTTGAATTGGTGGCAAATTACTTCAGGAATTTTACTTCTGGGATTGATTATTAACGGCTACCTTCAGCGGTACCGGACTCCAAAAGGACAAGCTGAAACACAATTAAAAAATAATACAATGCAATTAAAAACGATTAAAGTTGAAGGAATGACTTGCAACCATTGCAAAGCAAATGTAGAGACCAACCTGCAAAAACTGGCATTTGTAGATAGTGCAGTTGTAAACCTGGCCGAAAAAACGGTTACTTTAGAGGGCGACAACATCGATATGGATAAAGTAAAAGAAACCGTTGAGTCGATTGGGTATAAAATAGAGTAA
- a CDS encoding efflux RND transporter periplasmic adaptor subunit gives MKTLVQKSKLIIAVALFPLIAISCGKKEKEHATASQEKIAAQTAVAQLADYPIVHSFSGKLEADKQTNLSTRIMGQIQRIYVKPGQKVHQGDLLIQIRNQDILAKEAQVEASKVEATTAYESAEKDLKRYEALYESNSVSDKEMDDMRTRYDMAKARLAAVEQMENEVKENMRYASIRAPYSGVITTKFVQEGDMANPGMPLLSMESPSQWKVIARIPEADIAKVQLNDAVKVKFTSAEVELEGKIIEINPSTTNTGNQYMAKVLVTVPKNCTAKLYSGMYAEVLFEHGTQKRILISESALIHRGQLVGIYAVSQSGNALLRWVKTGKTFGDKVEIISGLTDGEQYVVKSDSKLFDGALIANN, from the coding sequence ATGAAGACACTAGTACAAAAATCGAAACTCATTATTGCAGTTGCATTATTCCCTCTAATTGCAATATCATGTGGTAAAAAAGAGAAAGAACATGCCACGGCATCGCAAGAAAAAATTGCGGCACAAACTGCTGTTGCCCAATTAGCTGATTACCCGATAGTACATAGCTTTTCGGGCAAACTGGAGGCCGACAAACAAACTAATTTAAGCACCCGAATTATGGGGCAAATTCAGCGTATCTATGTAAAACCAGGGCAGAAAGTACACCAGGGCGATCTGTTGATTCAGATCAGAAACCAGGATATTCTGGCCAAGGAAGCACAGGTGGAAGCCAGCAAGGTTGAAGCTACAACTGCTTACGAGAGTGCTGAAAAAGACCTGAAACGTTACGAAGCACTATACGAATCAAACAGTGTGTCGGATAAAGAAATGGACGACATGCGTACCCGTTACGACATGGCCAAAGCACGTTTGGCAGCCGTTGAGCAAATGGAAAACGAAGTGAAAGAAAACATGCGTTATGCATCAATTCGCGCCCCTTACAGTGGAGTTATCACGACTAAATTCGTTCAGGAAGGCGACATGGCCAATCCGGGAATGCCGCTCTTAAGCATGGAAAGCCCATCGCAATGGAAAGTTATTGCACGCATTCCCGAAGCCGACATTGCAAAAGTTCAGTTGAACGATGCTGTTAAAGTAAAATTCACTTCAGCCGAAGTAGAATTGGAAGGAAAAATTATTGAAATAAATCCATCAACAACAAATACCGGCAACCAATACATGGCAAAGGTTTTGGTTACCGTTCCTAAAAACTGTACTGCCAAATTGTACAGTGGTATGTATGCCGAGGTGTTGTTTGAACACGGAACACAAAAACGCATCCTAATTTCAGAATCAGCACTGATTCACCGTGGTCAGTTAGTAGGAATTTATGCTGTTAGCCAGTCGGGAAATGCCCTGCTTCGCTGGGTAAAAACCGGTAAAACATTTGGCGATAAAGTTGAGATAATTTCAGGCTTAACGGATGGAGAACAATATGTTGTAAAGTCTGACAGCAAACTTTTTGACGGAGCACTAATTGCTAACAACTAA
- a CDS encoding efflux RND transporter permease subunit has product MKTGFAGGIAKQFINSKLTPLLMIAFMAIGIYSSYLTPREEEPQIDVPIADILFSYPGASPKEIESRVMQPLEKVVANIPGVEYVYSTSMPGQAMLIVQFYVGEDIERSLVKMYNEIMKHMDQMPHGTSLPLVKTRSIDDVPVLGLTFWSENYDDYQLKRIAQEVNNEIEQITDVSETKVIGGRSRQIRVALNNGAMARYNVDALSIAQKIQIANQQFNTGAFNNNDTEYLVEAGEFLQTSDDVANLIVGIHNGSPVYLKQVAEILDGPEEPIQYVNFGYGTMDEKKTDNPGEYPAVTISIAKRRGADAMKVSDQILEKVKHLEKDLIPSDVHVDVTRNYGETASHKVSELLMHLAGAIIAVTFVVMLAMGWRGGLVVFLSVPITFALTMFSYYFLDYTLNRITLFALVFVTGIVVDDSIIIAENMHRHFKMKKLPFIQAALRSIDEVGNPTILATFTVIAAVLPMVFVSGLMGPYMSPMPIGASIAMIFSLLVALTITPYLAFRLLRVVEKDDKVKKAFKLENSPIYKIYYKTMNPMLESSWKRWTFIGTITFFLLASMTLVYFKMVTVKMLPFDNKNEFQVIIDMPEGTTLERTAAVTKELAAYIAQQKEVLNYQSYVGTASPMNFNGLVRHYDLRRGSNVADIQVNLTDKTERKTQSHDIAKAMRPGIQQLAKKFNANAKVVEVPPGPPVLSTLVAEIYGPDYDEQIEVARQVKNLFAETADVVDIDWQVEDDQVEYKFNVLKEKAALAGVSTQQVINSVAMALGGQEVTQLYAEKEHEQVGIQLRFSEDERSSIEDLKKINIMSMTGQKVALGDVVEIKEALQDKSIYRKNQKRVVYVTADIAGALESPVYGILNMSKNLDKIKLPEGYTLNEEFTQQPFVQDNYSLKWDGEWQITYEVFRDLGTAFAVVLLVIYMLIIGWFQNFKVPFVMMVAIPLSLVGILIGHWLMGAFFTATSMIGLIALAGIMVRNSILLIDFINLRLKDGAPLKEAVIEAGAVRTTPILLTAGTVVIGAVVILFDPIFQGLAISLMGGTIASTFLTLIIVPLIYYMTEKKKYPVKEAPFAETTETENNSTNEEEI; this is encoded by the coding sequence ATGAAAACAGGATTTGCTGGCGGAATAGCCAAACAATTTATAAACTCAAAATTAACGCCGCTGTTGATGATTGCTTTTATGGCAATCGGTATCTACAGCTCGTACCTGACTCCCCGTGAGGAGGAACCGCAAATTGACGTACCAATTGCCGATATCCTCTTTAGCTACCCGGGAGCCAGCCCAAAAGAAATTGAATCCCGCGTGATGCAACCGCTCGAAAAAGTGGTAGCCAATATTCCGGGAGTTGAATACGTATACTCTACCTCAATGCCGGGTCAGGCCATGCTTATCGTTCAGTTTTACGTTGGAGAAGACATCGAACGTTCGTTGGTAAAAATGTACAACGAAATTATGAAGCACATGGACCAGATGCCGCACGGAACAAGTTTACCTTTGGTAAAAACGCGTTCTATCGACGATGTGCCGGTATTGGGACTAACTTTCTGGAGCGAAAATTACGATGATTACCAATTAAAAAGAATTGCACAGGAAGTAAATAACGAGATTGAACAGATTACAGATGTTTCGGAAACAAAAGTAATTGGAGGGCGCTCACGCCAAATTCGTGTTGCGCTGAACAACGGAGCAATGGCCCGTTATAATGTTGATGCGCTTAGTATTGCACAGAAAATCCAGATTGCAAATCAGCAATTTAATACCGGAGCCTTCAACAATAACGATACCGAATACCTGGTTGAAGCTGGTGAGTTTCTGCAAACTTCTGATGACGTTGCCAATCTGATAGTGGGTATTCATAACGGAAGTCCGGTTTACCTGAAACAAGTTGCCGAAATTCTTGACGGTCCTGAAGAACCGATTCAATATGTGAATTTTGGTTACGGAACAATGGACGAAAAGAAAACCGACAATCCTGGAGAATACCCTGCAGTTACCATTTCGATAGCGAAACGTCGTGGTGCCGATGCCATGAAAGTATCAGACCAGATTCTGGAGAAAGTAAAACATCTTGAAAAGGATCTCATTCCTTCCGACGTACATGTTGATGTAACCCGGAACTACGGAGAAACAGCATCGCACAAAGTATCAGAACTGCTGATGCACCTTGCCGGAGCAATTATTGCCGTAACATTTGTGGTTATGCTGGCAATGGGCTGGCGCGGCGGCCTGGTTGTATTCCTTTCGGTGCCAATTACATTCGCATTAACCATGTTCAGTTACTATTTCCTCGATTACACTTTGAACCGGATTACACTTTTTGCCCTGGTTTTTGTAACAGGTATTGTAGTCGACGACTCGATTATTATTGCAGAGAACATGCACCGGCATTTTAAGATGAAAAAACTGCCGTTCATCCAGGCCGCTCTGCGCTCGATTGATGAAGTGGGTAACCCAACAATTCTGGCCACATTTACGGTAATTGCAGCGGTACTGCCAATGGTTTTTGTTTCAGGATTAATGGGGCCTTATATGAGCCCGATGCCAATTGGTGCTTCCATTGCAATGATCTTTTCGTTACTGGTTGCACTTACAATTACACCGTATCTTGCTTTCCGTTTACTGAGAGTTGTTGAAAAAGATGACAAAGTAAAAAAGGCATTCAAACTGGAAAATTCGCCGATTTACAAGATTTATTATAAAACGATGAATCCGATGTTGGAATCATCGTGGAAACGCTGGACATTTATCGGTACCATTACATTTTTCTTGTTAGCATCGATGACACTGGTTTATTTTAAAATGGTAACTGTTAAAATGCTTCCGTTTGACAATAAAAACGAATTCCAGGTAATTATCGATATGCCGGAAGGAACGACACTTGAACGAACTGCTGCTGTAACAAAAGAGCTGGCGGCTTACATTGCTCAGCAGAAAGAGGTATTGAATTACCAATCGTATGTAGGAACTGCTTCGCCAATGAACTTTAACGGGTTGGTTCGTCACTACGATTTACGCAGAGGCTCAAACGTTGCAGATATTCAGGTGAACCTGACTGATAAAACCGAGCGTAAAACACAAAGTCACGACATTGCAAAAGCCATGCGTCCAGGTATTCAGCAACTGGCGAAAAAATTCAACGCCAATGCAAAAGTTGTAGAGGTTCCACCGGGTCCACCGGTACTTTCAACATTAGTTGCCGAAATTTACGGCCCCGATTACGACGAACAAATTGAGGTTGCCCGCCAGGTAAAAAACTTGTTTGCAGAAACAGCCGATGTGGTAGATATCGACTGGCAAGTGGAAGACGATCAGGTAGAATATAAATTCAATGTACTAAAAGAAAAAGCTGCATTGGCAGGCGTTTCAACACAACAAGTTATAAACAGTGTTGCCATGGCACTCGGTGGTCAGGAAGTAACACAACTTTACGCTGAGAAAGAACACGAGCAGGTGGGAATTCAGTTGCGTTTTTCGGAAGATGAACGCTCTAGCATTGAAGATCTGAAGAAAATCAACATTATGAGCATGACCGGGCAAAAAGTGGCTCTGGGCGATGTGGTTGAAATAAAAGAAGCACTTCAGGATAAAAGCATTTACCGAAAAAATCAGAAACGCGTAGTTTACGTAACTGCCGATATTGCCGGAGCGCTGGAAAGTCCGGTTTATGGTATTCTGAATATGAGTAAAAACCTTGATAAAATAAAGTTACCCGAAGGTTACACGCTAAACGAAGAGTTTACTCAACAACCTTTTGTACAAGATAATTACAGCCTGAAATGGGACGGAGAGTGGCAAATTACCTACGAAGTCTTCCGCGATTTGGGAACTGCCTTTGCAGTCGTTCTGTTGGTAATTTACATGCTCATTATCGGATGGTTCCAGAACTTTAAAGTACCGTTTGTAATGATGGTTGCCATTCCGCTTTCCTTGGTTGGAATTCTAATCGGTCACTGGCTGATGGGTGCTTTCTTTACAGCAACATCAATGATCGGATTAATTGCGCTGGCGGGAATTATGGTCCGAAACTCCATACTGCTCATCGACTTTATAAATCTCCGGCTTAAGGACGGAGCTCCGCTAAAAGAAGCGGTTATAGAGGCCGGAGCAGTTCGAACTACACCTATCCTGCTTACCGCCGGAACAGTTGTAATTGGGGCTGTAGTGATCTTATTCGATCCAATTTTCCAGGGATTAGCAATCTCACTTATGGGGGGAACAATTGCTTCAACATTTTTAACACTGATTATTGTTCCGCTGATTTATTACATGACCGAGAAGAAAAAATACCCGGTAAAAGAAGCTCCATTTGCAGAAACTACTGAAACTGAAAATAACTCAACTAACGAGGAGGAAATTTAG